The DNA window ccctacttgatttttatgttgcctcttcaaaaattcaaagcaaCCTTTCAATTTGTTATTCTTTCGGATTTGATTCctgttcttttaattactatatatttatttggaataatttataaaattaaaattcttttttaatttaacccccctttaattttttcatcttttaaatttaatctttattattttgattgctatttattttatttaaaataattttatccatGATCAACTTGACAATGACTAATAAACTATgtgaaaagattttaatatccCCATTAGCCACTTCAGTGATTTTAGATGGGAAGagtaaaatcattattataatgttttagtGAACAATAACCTTAAAATTgtataaacaatgtttttctaaggGGTTTTAGCGTTTGTTAATATgttgtgatattttattaaaaagaaatactaaTGTTTTTAACGTATTCAGTCACGGCTACTctgatatttattttgaagatgaaatggtaagtattgAAAACCATGCAATAAGATAAAATAGTAAGATTGTAGAGGGATTAATTACGATGCATGAAAATCACCCCTAACTgctaaaactatataaaaacacTGCAGGTAGGGCACTCGTACAATCTGCTATGTCAACGTAGCTCAAGCCAACACCACTGGGGTAACTTTTgcatttatgatttaaaaataatggttttaaaaaaagaattagttgtggttttaaaaagcaaattaaaaaatatatatttggttaaaattattataagataattttttatatataaaataaattaaaaacaagtctatataaataaaaaaatagataattttagtttttataaatcaaaatttaaaatgcaattatatGTAGacttcaatataaaataacaaaaactattgaattaatcaaataaattattttttacgtgattggataaaaaatataccAGTGGGCCATAGATCTCATTCTCCCAGGCTTCAGCTGGCATCGCCTCAACGCAATACTCGCTCCGGGGAAAATGCAACATTTCTTGGACGATCGTGCCGAGATCAAGATAGGGATATCCCAGAGACATGAAAACCAGTTGGATTACATGTTATTAACTTATTATAGGATTCAGACGCAAGACATTTCTAAAAGGGGCAGTTGAAATTCGAAGCCAATCATACTCATCGGGCTTAACAGCCCGATGTCCCAATATAGACTGGGTATTTTCAAGTTTCCATGCCAAGCAAGAGCGCGCATTACAGATGCTGCTACAGTCTCCATAAACTGAGGACGAGTTTGTATTGCAGATGGCTAGTAATTATGACAAAACTGAAACTAAAAAAGTGTTGGTACCATCATTTTCTGCTTTCTAGTTCACAACTACCTAAGCAACAAGCAAGAAAGAACGGGCTGGAAGTCGACGCGGTCAGTGCagcaaattcttttttctttgaaaggCTAGAAATTCTTTTTGAATGAAAGTGCTAATAATTTTCGTCAGTTTGAAGTTTTGAATCATGTTTCACCAGATCAGGATGCATGCATCAGAAGAACCATTCTAGCAAATACATTAGCAGCAGGGAGGAAAAGACAAACCAAAAGGAGACCAGATAGTGCTTGAATCTTCAGTCCAAGATGTACAGGATACATAATGGTGAGAGACTCGTTGAATATAAacgaggaaaaagaaagcatcaATCTCGAAAGAAATATATCAACAACGAACCAACACGATCCCAGTTCAAATTACTATGCACGAAAATGATAGTCAATCGTGCACCTAAACAGACCAATTAAATGCTTTAATCCTTATCGGAACTAATGACCTAACCATAGGCAAGGCCCTCAGACTATCATTCCTAATATTTGTTGGAAACCACACTTATTTGACACCAATGGCATAGCACCACATCAGGGTACATAGGCAACCATCACACATGGCACGTGATCGCAGCAGAAAAAATGTAGAGAAACCAATTTGAGATAGTTGATTACCGCCTTTGTAACCCCAATCGTGTTCAGTAGCTTCGACCTCTACTACCTCTATACCACCGCCTCCTTGGTCTCTCCAGCAGTATCCTGTGAAAACCACGTCCAGTTATTGCCGCAGAACCAGGAGGGCCAGGACGGCGCGTCCCATAATCATCCTCATCCAATGAATCATAGTCTAGGTGATATCCATTACGAAAGCGGAAGCCACTACTCTGCCCTCTATCAAACGACCCCAGAGATAAGAAACCATCATCCAATGATGAATCAGAATCAGAATCGTAGTCATTATGAATGCCACGGTACCCCGGCTCAATCACATAATCACCAAGCACCAGTGCCCCAGGCGTTGATGACATGATTGTGCTGATTacatcatttctctctctttcacatTCAAActtcttccatttttctttgaGTAACGGATCCACAGCTCGAGGTTGTGCCAATGGGTGCTTTGCCTTAACATGCTTCCTCAGCTGCTTATAAGTTCCAGCAAATGAGCACTTATCCTGCAAGCAGGTTCTTTTCTTGGCATTGAGATGCTTACGAGCTGGTTCCACCACTGTCCAACCTTTAACCTGCCCTCGACAAAGTGGACATAAAAGCTCTGGAACCTCCGCGCTCTCATTGGCTGGCTCCACATGCAAAGCGGGTCTTGAATGATCCATTGAATTGCTTTCTTGCTGCGCCCCTTCTGTAGGAGTTATTTTTGTATAAGCTTTCTTGTATTGTTCAAGACAGTTGGAAAAACGACGACTGGTGGCACACATATATGGACGGCAGCCCTTTTTATAAGAGAAGCAAAGGAGAAGCACTGCGTTGTGAGGATGCTCTAGACAAATAGAGCAGGTAGCACCTTCCCAATCTTTCTTCTCTGaagtttttgaatgttttttcttcaagtgGCAACTTTTAACAGCCTTCCGTGAACAAGATGACAATGCATGTGGTGTCACTCTGTGCTGCCGGGAATCAGCCTTGCATCGCACCTTATTAACTTTCACCATTTTCAGAATATACctaaattgagagagagagatagagagatcAGATAAAAACCATTCATGTGATTTATGTTACTGCACTTTCATCCAAATACATTTACCCTATGGCATGTGTTTTAGtatttgtgtttaataattCAGTTTTGTTCTATGTCGACCTCAGAATGCACAAGGTAACCACCATTCAACAAACACCGATCATTTGAGCAATACATCAACATAGGTAAAAGGAAGCAGAACATGATGCCTCTTGCACATATATTTCAATGAAGAATGCTACAGGCACATCGTCCACTGAAtgcagaaatatatcaaaataaattggtACTTCATTGAAAACTCAGATCTCAAAGTATTTGGATGTGTCCTCAGTTATTTGTATTTTGTGAATGACCAGCCCCAAAAAACATTGGACAccttcaattatttatattttcaaaaagatCCATCCACGTTCACTCTTGGCATCTGATTAAGACCTTTACAAGGAAAGGAAACACAATGAAAATGACTTTACAATATAAAAGTTAACATTCATTGCAGCAGTTTGTGATAGTGGTGCTGCTGTTTGGCCCcataaaaattacaagaatcATAAAACACTTCAAGAAGCTAACACACTACAAGGGTCTAACCAAAAGAATTTCTAACAACATATTGGAAACAGAGAGCATGAAAGTAACATTTCCAAAGACATGAAGAAGCTGATTCATCAAACAGCTGGACTTTATTAAAACAACTGGAACaacaatataaaacaaaagcatAATCTCAAAATAGCTCGTGCAAAAAACTTACACATGCCTTCATAGCCTATTATCACCAATAAAGGATACATATGGCATCTCTAATCCATAAAACAACtaaggaaaattatttttcccctGAGAACATTGACAGATTGCTTGATCTCATGCAGACAGAGTTGAAAAGTAACAGAAGTTTTAAGGTTCAAAATCCAccattttttgccttttttaaattattaattgtatTATATAGGCTAGCACCCTTACCTTAACCTAGATCGGACCTATACTAACCCTTCCCATCCAATTTATTGGGTGCCAACCAGCTAGCCATATAAACTACCCACGAGACCTTAAAGCCCTGACCTCTTATCGAGGTGCTCCCAAAGTTGTCACTGAAACAAGTAGCTGTTGGCTTCAAATGCATGTTTACCTGCAAAGAAACTACTTTGAAATACACTTGGAAAACATATGTTAAGTAAAATTCAAAACTGTCATAAATcatgtgataattttttaattaattgaagagaaattaaatCACTTATGACAAGCAATTGTGGATCAATAGGACAAGTACCATTTAGATAtggattttttaagaaaaaccacAAATACAGTCAAACTACACAATAATAGCCTGAAGTGCCGGGGTTTCTAATTCCTTTTCTGATTAAAAACAAGAGGAACAAGGACACAGGAGCATGCTTTGTAAAGTTCAAGAGCAATAATAACCGGTTCGCCTTTGCAAAACAATTAACAACATAACCATTGTTAAACTCCATTTCCAACATCAACATTCCAATTAATTGCAGACTATTTAACCAAGACTTAAGTGACTATTTGGAAAATATCTGAGGTCAAGCTTGGCTCACAAATCTGGATAAAAGAGGAGAAAACACATCAAAAGGTTttgacaaagcaaaaaaaaaggtgagaaaCAGATGAATTTCAAGTTTTACACATCCAGACACTTGCAAATCATAACAGTTAAACAAAATGTATATGTCAACCAGCAAGAACCTGCTCGACTTGCTTGGAAAATTAAGTCAACATCAAATGCAAGTTTATCATTTGAAATCAACGCTTAAgcgtttatttaattttaaaaagatgccTAAATCATTGAATCATGAATCTTCAAAGTCAAACCAATGATCGGTGCATAAGAATAAGACACGGTATCTAAGCTTAAATCTAACTTTGggttcataataaaaataatatagcagTCCAAATGAAACAGGTGATCAAATTATACACGACAAATCAAAGCTACAAGCATGGtcccaagaaaataaattcgTGTTCTGTCAATTCCACAAGATTCAAACGATCGCAGTTAAAATGAAATAGGAATCCGAAAccctaaaaatgaaaattaaaatcgGAATCAGACATACCTGAAGGAGAGGTTAGATCAATTAAATAACGATTAGAGGGGGTGGATCGGATATATAAGGTTAGTTTTTTTAGGGTCGAAGGAGGAGGAGAATTACGGGTGTGGAGTAGGAGAGAGACAACCGTTCTTCGCGGTTACGTACGCCGTCCCTGCTCTGCTGTGTTGGGTTTCTCcacctatttatttattaatttatttaatgtaatgCCATAATTAGTTCtcgtaattaatttatttctccctgcttttctttctctctctctctctctcccgcCCCATGTGATTGGTTGTGGGGCCACTGTCGACATTTTAAACGCTACCATGATATGGCCCTTTATCGATCTTCGTATCTACGCTTTTTCCACGTGAGAATGCGTGCCTACGGGTTTGACTTGGGCTGGTATGGGCTGGGCTTTTTTGGTGTCTAAATATCTGGcccttttatatttaaatttgactTTGGGTACTTAAAGGGCTGGGCGCTCCCCAGGATAGAAAGATTAAAAGTGTGGAAATGATAGTTTCGCAGGCAAGCCTATATTAGTTTGTCCGCTGgaaaagtttaaatttatttagcaATGCACTGGATTATGGCTACTATCTGGGTCGgataggatttttttaaaaaacataatttattttttcaaggtattgttagcataaaaaaaatttaaactatgaGTTGATATTAGATAATAGATAATTTGATAGGTACAAAAATAActtcaacaataattaaaaatataatttaactcgagaaaattttagattacatttttattttaatatcgaGACAGAAACATATTGAATCGTCTCAAATCAATCCAAgttaattggtcaaattaacGACTTGGATAATGATATTATGATTaccccataaaaataaatcaaaatagatcACGAAACTCAATTtgcaataaatttaatattaaaagatgaaatgaaaaaataacttaaaaaacgACTTGAGTCATCAAAACCGTAACATGGTTCATGAAACtggaataaccttataaaaagtaaattaaaacaatttataaagtgtaatttccaataaatttaacattgaaagataaaattaaaaaaaatataattaaaaaaatctcaattctcaTAGAATAAAGCATTGGTTAGGTTTTGTTGATAATAATGTAAACCAACACAACTCTTGGTGAATTAGTTGTtgaacccgagttaacttgtatctaaataaccaaaataaactAAGGGTGGGGAGAATAGCAAAACCCAACCGGCCGGCCGGAAATTGAATATGATCAAACCATGAATGCCCAAATACTAGATGTTGAAGCACTAGATTCCAAAATACCATGAATGCCCGTATAGTTTCAATTGATGCGGACTATCCAATAGCAATTAGTGGTGGTCGGCAAGGAAAACTAATCGTTTTGTTAATGGATAATGGGATTTAAGTTCATACCTCGCCACTGAAGGAGCTTTAATTCGCTAGAACCAACCCAAACACGCACTAAATCGCAAGTCTTAAACCATCATTATAGGTGCGGTAGCATTCCCGGCCCTAACCCTGTTTTGTGGATTGACCAAAACCTAAGGTTTGttcgttaataaaaaaaataaaattatttccgttttttatttctagctttcgtttttttagttttctttttttaacgagaaactaaaaagaaaaaaagaaaacatgttcACTTAGAAACGGGAAAGAATTTcattaagaaaatgaagattacattcagattaaaaattatattgttaactaaaaaatcttcatataaaatttagaataaaaattaaatttataacactaagtataaaaatgtaaaaaaaaaaataattttaatattttacattgtaAAAAGAagcttgtatatataaaaaaatatattattcattttttttatttgaaaacagtGAAGAACTTGCAATAAAAAACTACGAAAAAGCTCAAAAATGCGTGTTTCAACCTCattaccaaattgaaaaactaaaaaaatagtttgaaactattatatctaaacaaaaaactcaagttttcctatttctaattcatttttttagaaaatttgatCATTACTCCAAAGCACATTCAAAGAAAGCAGTACAGATTGGAACCGCCCACCATCCAGTCTTGGTGCCActaagaaatgaaaattattgtGGAGAAAACCTTAGCTTAAGAGGATATTCAAGCAAATCATTGTTTTTTGGATATAATATGCACAGAAAAACCAACAAAGGCAAAACTAAAATGATACTCACATTTGCTACAATAATGATGATATGTACAAAGACTGCACCCTTCCCTATTCTCACAGCAATTGCTCTCACAGAATAACAAGTTACAACCCTCCCCGAGAAAATATAAACGGAGGCAAATACTTGCAATGTTGAACAAGTTGACATCAGGAATTTATTTTCTCCACAACAGACAATAACAAAATAGCAATCCAAGCTGTTCGCTCTGTGATGCTGAATCTTCAGAGCAGGGAATCTGAGGATTGCTGTGTTCATACTATGACCGCAAAAATCCAAGCCCAGATCCCGCCCAATGCTTCAAATTCAATTCTGTGACAACAAGCATGCAGGCTTTTGGTCTACAAGTTCTGAATTGATGGTTGCTGCAGGTCAAACAGTGTCCCTGAATATGTCATCCAACTTTTGAGTACGCAATGTGAAATAAAGATCCCATTTGCTTCATCCTGGATATAACTGTTTCCAAGAGCAAACTTACCAAATGAGTAGGCGAAATTGACGGAATGGTTACGAAAAAGAATAGAGTCAAGCTAACAAGAATAATCTCACACGCAGACTTAAGTCCAATGGGGCATGgagaaattaaaattactatTGAGAATGCTGATTACAGAAGGTCAgccaaaattattttggaaaacTTCCTATAATACAAGTTTCATAACAAATAACTATCCTAAAATCTGTTGCCAGTCCAGTCAGGTCATGCAACAATGATCATAGCACCAGTTAGAAAGTGTAAGATCTTGGGTCAAACTCCTATTATTGATTTttacaggaaaaagaaaagcacaaGGATTTCAAACATCCCAACCACAAGCACCTTAAGGATCTCGCATTTGTCACTCGGAGACAGGAATGAAACCCTCCTTTAAAAAGGGAGTGACAGTATTGTCTCTCAAATGGGGAGTCATAACACATTAATGTCTGGCTTTTCAATCAACATAACCATGCAGAGTTAAGAGAGCAGCTAtcttaaaataaagtttaactTACGTATCTCTCAGAATCAAAATGAACCAAAAACTGCTATGATCGGCGGCCAATATAGGGAGATGCTGAGCCCGATGATGTTGGAAGAAGTTTCTTCACAAATGGATGATCTAAGAGCACAGCAGCAGTAGGCCGGTCATTTGGATTAACTTGTATGCATTGAAGGATAAATTCCCGTGCATCATTTGAGAGAGAATCAGGAACAAGTGGTGGAACACCTCTGCCAATCCTAAATAATGCCTGCATCTGTTGAGTTGCAGAAAGATAAGttgttaaaattcaaaaatcaaacagCATGTCATGTTGCAAtggaatgaataaaaaaattggacaGTTAATGCATAAACCAGCTAATGCAAGAACACATCTACCAAGAAGTAGAAGTCTCATGTTATCAAAATCTCTCATGTGACAACATAATTATGATAGGATATAAAGATGTGTCAAAAATAGCACTCACGGATTCCAATTCAGAATATGGAATCTGACGGGTTAACATCTCCAACACCGTGCATCCCAGACTCCATATATCAGCTGGAAGCCCATATCCTTGGTTTTTGTTATTGACAACCTGCAGTACAGCGATCAGTATCAGAAATTTTTTTGCACAGGTCAGGCATGCTAACATTTGTCCAGAATCCAGTTGCAATTGTTTTGAAATTCCAAGCAACTAGAAGTCAGATAGAGATAATGGCAGCAATCAGGCAACGTTATTCACAAACAAGAGGAATGGTCAACCTAAATATTGCAAATCTTAAGGACAGTTCAATTTTACTTCTCCCTAAAATTTATACCTGAATAATAACTTTGAGCTAGAACTCAGACAACCCACCCAATACGATACAAAGAATCCACAGATGATCTTCCTCTAATTTCTACAAAGGGAATTTAATTTAAGACAGCACATAAGGAGACACAAGGACAAGCACATGGCATAACTCTGTTTAAGTGCAATGGACTGAGAAATGACAAATGGTAAAAATCATAATCCACATTTAGTGCAATACAGGATTAAGCCATGCATGTATAGATTCATAAGAGGCCAGGAAgtgaaaaaatcatttcatcTAGCTCCTACTGCACAACACCACACTAGCCAAGAAATACCTACAGggtttaaattatgatttttcatcCTATATGTACATGAGCACATGCCCTTTCAAATCCACACCCTCCCTTAACCAACCCAGTACCAGGCTCCAAAGCCCCATCACTAAAACATATGTTCCCTGCAATTTCTAGTCTAGATGCGGTGCAAAAGCAAGTGGTGAATTGATTGACTTGCACTTTCACTAAAGAATGTTGATGACCAAGATGCTCCCCTTCTAGGGGGTTATGAAAAGTCAAAATTTTCTCCGATATTTCAACCCCCAAGTAAGGCTAGATAATCATGCAAGCCCCTAAATCTAT is part of the Populus trichocarpa isolate Nisqually-1 chromosome 2, P.trichocarpa_v4.1, whole genome shotgun sequence genome and encodes:
- the LOC7495118 gene encoding uncharacterized protein LOC7495118, encoding MVKVNKVRCKADSRQHRVTPHALSSCSRKAVKSCHLKKKHSKTSEKKDWEGATCSICLEHPHNAVLLLCFSYKKGCRPYMCATSRRFSNCLEQYKKAYTKITPTEGAQQESNSMDHSRPALHVEPANESAEVPELLCPLCRGQVKGWTVVEPARKHLNAKKRTCLQDKCSFAGTYKQLRKHVKAKHPLAQPRAVDPLLKEKWKKFECERERNDVISTIMSSTPGALVLGDYVIEPGYRGIHNDYDSDSDSSLDDGFLSLGSFDRGQSSGFRFRNGYHLDYDSLDEDDYGTRRPGPPGSAAITGRGFHRILLERPRRRWYRGSRGRSY